The Halomonas elongata DSM 2581 DNA segment GACATCGATACCCGAGGCAGCATTCATACCGGCAGCTGGCTGATCGACGAAATGACCGTCGCGGGGGGATGAAGCCCGGCCCGGCTGCGCCGGGAGCTGTAAGCTATAACCGGGCTTCGCCCGGAGCTGTAAGCTTTAAGCTGTAAGAAAAAACAAAAAACCTTGTTTTCGGGAGTATTTTCTGGACGGCTTACGGCTGTCAGGCTTCTTCGTCGAACCGGGCGTTGAACAGTGCCTCGAGGGCGTCCAGAACCGCTTCGCTGTCGTCGCCTTCGGCTTCCAGCGTCAGTTCGGTGCCGCAGGGGGCGGCGAGCATCAGCAGTGACATGATGTTGGTGGCATCGGCCCGCTGGCCGCCGTGGCAGACGGTGACACTGGCGTTGTAGGGCTGGCAGCACTGTACCAGGCGGGTGGCGGCGCGGGCGTGCAGGCCGCGCTTGTTGATCAGGGTGAGCTTGCGACTCGGCACGGACTCAGGATTCCTTTTCGTGGTCGTGGTCGTCTTGTTCGAGGGCCGCTTCCGGGGGGAGGCGGCTGAGGTGGATGCCGAGTTCTCGGTGGCGCAGCCGAACGCCGGATTGCTGGCTGGCGAGATCGTGGGCAAGACGCTCGGCCAGGTAGACCGAACGATGTTGGCCGCCGGTACAGCCGACGGCCACGGTCAGATAGCTGCGCTGGCTGGCCTGGTAGCGGGGCAGCCAGCGTTCCACCCAGGCAAGGATGTCCTGACGCATCTCCTCGACCATCGGGTAGCTTTCGAGAAAGGCGATGACATTCTCGTCGCGTCCAGTGGCGTCGCGCAGCGAGGGATCCCAGTAGGGATTCGGCAGGCAGCGCGCGTCGAAGACGATATCGGCGTCGAGGGGCACGCCTCGCTTGAAGCCGAAGGATTCGATGGTCAGGGTCAGGGTTTCCTGGCCACGGTCGGCCAGTTGGTCGGCGATGCGGCCACGCAGTTCATGTACCGAGAGTCGCGAGGTGTCGATCACCAGGTCGGCGAGGTCGCGAATGTCCGCCAGGGAGGCTTCTTCCTGCTCGATGGCTTCGGCCAGCGTCATCCGGTTGTTGCGGGTCAGTGGATGACGTCGCCGGGTGGTCGAGTAGCGCTCGATCAGGATACGCGCGTCGGTGGTCAGGTAGACCACCTGACATTCGATGCCACGGTCGCGCAGCTCATGCAGCAGGGTCGGGAAGCGCTGCAGGGCATGCGGCAGGTTGCGGGCATCGATGCTGACGGCGATGCACTTGCGTGCCTGGCCATCACGCAACTCTTCGGCCAGCGAGCCGAGCAGCATGGCCGGAAGGTTGTCGATGGCGTAGAAGCCGAGATCCTCCAGGGCCTGCAGGGCGATCGACTTGCCCGAGCCTGAACGGCCACTGATGATCACGATCTGCATGGCGGTCTCCTGGTCGAAGGCTGGCCGGGCGAGGCCGCTGGGGTTGCGTCAGTTGGGCTCGGCCGATGCCTGTCGGCGAATCGCCTCGATGAGCCGTTCGTGCAGGGCCTGTTGGCTGTCTGCGCGACGCAGGGCGTTGCGCGTGTCGGCGTCGTTCATCACGGCGGCGACCTGGCCGAGCAGCGCCAGGTGGGCGTCGTCGGCCTGTTCGGGAACCAGCAGGACGAACACCAGGTCGACGGGGTCGCCGTCGACGGCATCGAAGTCGATCGGTTCGGCGAGCTTCAAGAAGCCGGCGATGGGGGCCTTGCAGTGAGGGTTGCGGGAATGGGGAATGGCGACCCCGTGCCCGATGCCCGTGCTGCCCAGGCGCTCCCGACCGATCAGACGGCTGAAGACCTCCTGGCTATCCAGGCTGGGTGTGTTCTGGGCGATGAAGGTGCTGAAGAATTCCAGCACGCGCTTCTTGCTCCCCCCGGGCACATCGAACAGGGTGCGCTCGGGGGGCAGTATGGTTTCCAGAGACATGACGGGTCAGCGTGCGCCGGCGGCGCCCTGGGCGCGCGCCTGGGATTTTTCCTTGTGTTTCACCAACTGGCGATCGAGCTTGTCGGCGAGGGCGTCGATGGCGGCGTACATGTCGCCGTCCATTGCTTCGGCATGCAGGTCGGCACCGGCAGCATGCAGGGTACAGGCAGCTTGTTGGCGTTCCTTCTCCACGGAGAGCGTGACTTGCACGGTGGTGATGTTGTCGTAATGACGTTCGAGGCGCGCGAGTTTCTCTTGGACATAGTCACGCAGGGCGTCGGTCAATTCCACATGATGGCCGGTGAGGTTGACTTGCATGACACGCTCCTTGCTCCTGGGATTGTGCCTCGATTGTAACCCTTTTTGGAGTCGAGCAAACCCCCTGTGTAAAGCGCCTTTCGCGCCCCGGTTCGGGAGGTCAGCGAAGGCGCTTGCGTTGGCTCGAGGACGGGATGTTCATCGCTTCGCGATACTTGGCCACGGTGCGTCGCGCCACTTCGATGCCTTCCTCGGCGAGCAGGGTGACGAGCTTGTTGTCGGAGAGCGGTTTGCGGGCCGGTTCCTCCTGGATGAGCTTGCGGATCCGGGCGCGGATGGCGGTGCTGGAATGGGCGTCGTCGCCACCGCCGACATGACTGGAGAAGAAGTACTTGAGCTCGAACACGCCGCGCGGCGTGTGGATGTATTTCTGGGTGGTCACCCGCGAGATGGTCGATTCGTGCATTTCCACGGCCTGGGCGATATCGGCCAGGATCAGCGGCTTCATGGCCTCCTCGCCGTGTTCCAGGAAATCCAGCTGGCGGACCATGATCTCGTGGCCGACCCGCAGCAGGGTGTCGTTGCGGCTGGACAGGCTCTTGAGCAACCAGCGCGCTTCCTGCAGGTGATCCTTGAGAAACTGGTTGTCCTGGCTCTTGTCGGCGCGCCGGATCAGGGCGGCGTAGTCGGGCTGAATGCGCAGTCTCGGCATGGCCTCGGGGTTGAGCTCGACCTGCCAGCCCTGTTCGTCGCGCCGGGCGATGAGATCGGGGATGACATAGTCGTCGCTGCCGCTGGCGAAGGTGCTGCCCGGGCGTGGATCGAGTCCTCTGATCAGGGAGATCACTTCGTCGAGGGCTTCGTCGTCCAGGCCGAGGCGCCGTTTCAGCAGGCGTCGGTCATCACCGGCCAGGGCCTCGAGAAACTGGCGGGCCAGGCGCCGGGCCTGTGGAAGCCAGGGGGTGTCCTGGGGCAGGGCGGCGAGTTGCAGCATCAGGCATTCCCGCAGGTCGCGAGCGAAGACGCCGGTGGGTTCGAATTGCTGTACGCGCAGCAGTACGGCTTCGACCTCGCGGCTGGACGGTCCCTCCAGCCCTTGGTCGCGCAGGCCCTCGCGGATGTCGTCCAGGGGCTGGTCCAGGTAGCCGTCGTCGTTCACCGCATCGATCAGGCTTTCGGCGATACGCGAGGCACGTTCCTCGAGGCCGCTCATGGCCAACTGCCAGGCCAGGTGACCCTGCAGGCTCTGGCCGGCTGCCTGGCGTTCGAAATCGGGGGCCTCGCCGCTGCCCGAGCCGCTCAGGCTTCCCAGGCCGGCGTCCTGATAGGTGTCGGACCAGTCGCTGTCGACGGTCAGTTCATCGGGAATCTCGCTGGCCCAGTCGTCCTCGGCCGTCTCGCCGACCGCCAGCTCGCCGAAGTCCTCGTCGAGCTCCAGCATGGGGTTGGATTCCAGGGCCTGCTGGACTTCCTGGCGCAGGTCGAGGGTGGAAAGCTGCAGCAGGGCAATGGCCTGCTGCAGCTGAGGTGTCATAGTGAGCTGGGTGCCGAGCCGCAGTTGCAGGGAAGCCTTCATGGCCATAGGAAAAGAGATCCGCTCAACGTGCGAGAAAACCCCACCCTAGTCCGCTGTCGCGGCGCATGCAAGCCCTTGTTCAAGCAATTATCATGCCATTGGCAATTTTCGTGCCTTGGCGATAAAGCATTCCTTATATCAGCTTGTTGTGATCAGACAGACTGGGGAAAGATGGGTGAGGGGCGCCATGCCGGACAGTGACCGGCATGGATCAGAGTCGGAAGTCCTGTCCCAGATAGACATCGCGCACCTGCTGGTTGGCGAGGATCGCCTCGGCGTTGCCCTCGGCGATGATCTGGCCGTCGCCGACGATGTAGGCGCCGTCGCAGATATCGAGGGTCTCGCGGACGTTGTGGTCGGTGATCAGCACGCCGATGCCGCGGGCCTTGAGCTGGCGGATGATACCCTTGATTTCGCCGACGGAAATGGGATCCACGCCCGCGAAGGGTTCGTCCAGGAGAATGAAGTCGGGTTCGGTGGCCAGGGCGCGGGCGATTTCCACTCGACGACGTTCGCCACCGGACAGGCTCATGCCGGCGTTGTTGCGGATGTGAGTGATGTGGAAGTCTTCCAGCAGCGATTCCAGTTGGGCGCGACGGCCGGCTCGATCGAGATCCTTGCGGGTCTCGAGGATGGCCATGATGTTGTCGGCCACGCTGAGCTTGCGAAAGATCGAGGCTTCCTGAGGCAGGTAGCCGATGCCGGCGCGGGCGCGCTCGTGCATGGCGGCGCCGGACAGGTCCCGGTCACCGATGGCGACTTGCCCGGCATCGGCACGAACCAGCCCCACGATCATGTAGAAGGACGTGGTCTTGCCGGCCCCGTTGGGGCCGAGCAGGCCGATGATGCGGCCCTGATCGATCTCCAGGCTGATGTCGTGGACCACGCGGCGGCCCTTGTAGCTCTTTGCCAGGTGGCGTGCATGGAGTGTCTTCATTGAGAATCCTGCTTCTCGGGCTCCAGGGTCATGCGTACTCGCTGGTTGCCTTCGACGCCCTCGGCGGCAGAGCGTGCCTGGACGACGCGGCGGTCGAGGAAGTATTCCAGATAGCCACCGTTGAAGGTGTCGCCGCCCCGGTGCAGTTCGGCCTGGTCGATGAGCTCCATGCGGCGCTCGGCGACGTGGTAGACGATGCGCTGCCCCCAGCCGCGTACCACGGATTCGTCGGGAGCGGGTTGCTGTTCGATGTAGGCGCGCTGGCCGGTGGCAATGGCCTGGGACAGCTGGCCGGCGTCGTTGCGGCGGATTTCCACCCGTGCGCCGGTCAGCAGCATGCTGCCCTGCTGAATGCGCACGTTGCCCTGGTAGACGGCGGTGCCGGCCCGGTCGTCGAGGTCCAGGCGATCGGCCTCGACCTGGATCGGCGCGCTGGCGTCGCCCTCGAGTGCCTGTGCCTGGGAGGTGACGAGCGTCAGCATGGCCAGTGTCAGGCCCAGTAGGGCGGCGAGAGTCGGTCGCGTCATGGCTCGGGGTCCTCGTCGGTTGCCGGCGGATGGTGGCCGCGGACATTGTCGGTCAGTCGGGCGCGATTGTCATGAAGCCAGGCGTCGAAACGCTCGCCCTGCATCGACTGGGGCGGCTGACTCAGCGTGGCCGGCGTTTCGCTCCAGGCGTGGCCGGTGTCGGCATCGTAGTGCAGCTCCTGGGTGGTCAGTTGCCAGTGTTCTTCGGGCGCTTCGAGCCGCACGTCGCCGCTGAGTATCAGGGGATTGCCGCCCGTTTCCAGGCGCCCCCGCTCGGCGCGGGCGGTCCAGTGCCGGCCTCCGTCGTCGCGCAGCTTCACGTTCGGGCTTTCCAGGCGCGTGACGTCGTCGATGGGGGTGTGCACCAGGCGTGGGGTGATGAGCCGTTGGTGCGGATAGCCTTCGGCATCGAAGCGCGTCGCCTCGACGTCTTCCAGGTAATAGTCCGGCTCGCCAGCGGCATCCTGGGGCACCGGGCCCGGGGTGCCGTCGTTGCGCGAGTCGAGCAGGGCCAGGCCGCCGCCGAGAACCAGCAGCAGCAAAAAGAGCCAGGTACGAAAACCGGGGCGCGGCAGTTGCATGGGGTCAGGCCCGATCGTTCAAGTAGCTATCGAGTATGGCATCCCATTGCCCCTGGGCCTGCAGCAGGGCATCGCAGATCTCGCGCACGGCGCCGTGCCCGCCGGGGCGTTCGGTGACCCAGTCGGCGTGTTGGCGGATATAACTCGGCGCACCGGGCACGCTGATGCCGACGCCGGACTGATGGATGGCGGCGAGGTCGGGCATGTCGTCGCCGCAATAGGCGACCTGGTCGAGCTCGATGCCGAGCCGTTCGCAGAGCTGGCGCAGTACGGGAAGCTTGTGCGAGATGCCCTGGTGCAGATGGGCAATGCCGAGTGCACTGGCGCGCCGGCTGACCATCGGCGAGTCGCGTCCCGTGATCAATGCCACTTCGATGCCGGCAGCCTGCACCAGCTTGATGCCGTGACCGTCCAGGGTATGGAAGGCCTTGATTTCGTCGCCGTCGGTCTGGAAATAGAGCCGTCCGTCGCTGAGCACGCCGTCCACATCCAGTGCCAGCAGGCGCACCTGCCGCAAGCGATCGATCAGGTGAGGGGCGGGTGAGGGGGCATCGTGACGCATGGCAACTCCTTGGATTCAGATCACGCCGCTGGCCAGCAGGTCGTGCATGTGCAGGGCGCCGACCGGGTGGCCTTCATCGTCCACCACGGCCAGTGCGGTGATGCGGTTGTCTTCCATGATGCGCACGGCTTCGGCGGCCAGGGTGTCGGGCGAGATGCGCTTGCCCGGTGCGGTCATGACGTCATCGACCTTGAGCCCGCTCAGGTCGGCATGCTGATCGAGGGTGCGCCGCAGGTCGCCATCGGTGTAGACGCCGACCAGGCGGTCATCGGGATCGACGACACAGGTGAAACCGAGTCCCTGGCGGGTGATCTCCAGCAGGGCATCGCGCAGTGGGCTGCCGGATGCCACCCTGGGCAGGCGATCGCCCTGATGCATGAGATCCGAGACGCGCAGCAGCAACCGCTTGCCCAGGCTGCCGCCGGGGTGGGAGAGGGCGAAGTCCTCGGCGGTGAAGCCCCGTGACTCGAGCAGGGCCACGGCCAGGGCGTCGCCGAGCGCCAGGGCGGCGGTGGTCGATGACGTGGGCGCCAGGTCGAGCGGGCAGGCCTCGCGCTCGACACCGGCGTAGAGATGGGCGTCGGCGTGGCGCCCCAGGGTGGAGGCGGGGCGTCCGGTCATGCTGATCAACGGCGTGCCCAGGCGCTTGAGCAGCGGCAACAGGGCAGTGACCTCGGCGGTTTCGCCCGAGTGCGACAGCGCCAGGACCACATCGCCCGGCGTGATCATGCCGAGATCGCCGTGGCTGGCCTCGCCGGGATGCACGAAGAAGGCCGGCGTGCCGGTGCTGGCCAGGGTGGCGGCGATCTTGCCGCCGATGTGGCCGGACTTGCCCATGCCGGTGACCACGACCCGGCCCGAGCAGGCCAGGATGAGTTCGCAGGCGCGCTCGAAGCCTTCGTCGATATGCTCGATCAAGGCGCCGATGGCCTGCTGTTCCAGCGTCAGGGTGCGGATGGCACTGGCACGCAGCTGGCTGGAAGAAGAGGTAGCGTCAGTCATAGGGGGATTGTTGCCCGTCGTGGGGTTTCACTCAAGGATCAGGTGCCGGCGGTGGCCTGGCCGCTGCCGAGCCAGACCAGGTAGGCGAGGTAGGAAAGCGTCAGCAAGGCACCCGGCAGGCGTTTGATCTTTCCGTGGCGTTGCCATAGCAGCAGCATGCCCAGTGCCAGGGTCATCAGCAGCATCACCGGGTAGTCGCGTTCGGCCGCGGCCGGGTCGGTGGCGGCCGGGCGTATCAGCGCCGGTATGGGAAGCACGGCGAGCATGTTGAACAGGTTCGAGCCAATGACGTTGCCGATGGCCAGGTCATGGTGGCGCTTCAGGGCGCTGGCCACACAGGCGGCGAGCTCGGGCAGGCTGGTGCCGATGGCGACGATGGTCAGGCCGATCACCAGCTCGCTGATGCCGAAGGCGCGGGCCAGTTCGCTGGCCCCCCAGACCAGGGCTCGGGAGCTGGCCACCATCACGATCAGGGTCAGCGTGAGCCAGGCCAGGGCGCGCAGCAGGGACATGTCGGGAATCTCGGCGTCGGCATCCGCCACCCCGGGCGTATCGGCGCGAAACAGCCACCAGAGGCTGAAGATCAGCAGAAGAATCAGCAGCAGGCCGTCGGGGCGATCGAGCTGGCTGTTGGCCAGGGCGTAACCGGCCAGCCCCGTGGCGCCGAGCAGCAGCGGCAGTTCCTTGCGCACGATGGAAAAGCGCACGGGGATCGGCACGACCATGGCGGTCACGCCCAGTACCAAACCGATGTTGGCGATGTTCGAGCCCAGGGCATTGCCGGTGGCGAGATTGGGAGCGCCATCCAGTGAAGCCATGAGCGAGACGACGATTTCGGGAGCCGAGGTGCCGATGGAGACGATGGTCATGCCGACCAGCATGGTACTCATGCCGGCGCGACAGGCCGTGGCAGCGGCGGCACCGACGAAGCGGTCGGCGCTCCATAGCAGGCCGACGAGACCGAGCAGCACGAGAAGAATGGGAATCAGCATGGCAAGCGAGCAATCCGTGGCACAAAAGGGGCCTATTGAACATGCTGGACCATAGCGGTGCAAGCCGAGGGTCACTGTGCTGGCGTGGCGCGACCTGGTTAGGATACGATGTTCGATAATTATTCTTGGGA contains these protein-coding regions:
- a CDS encoding HPr family phosphocarrier protein, whose protein sequence is MPSRKLTLINKRGLHARAATRLVQCCQPYNASVTVCHGGQRADATNIMSLLMLAAPCGTELTLEAEGDDSEAVLDALEALFNARFDEEA
- the rapZ gene encoding RNase adapter RapZ, translated to MQIVIISGRSGSGKSIALQALEDLGFYAIDNLPAMLLGSLAEELRDGQARKCIAVSIDARNLPHALQRFPTLLHELRDRGIECQVVYLTTDARILIERYSTTRRRHPLTRNNRMTLAEAIEQEEASLADIRDLADLVIDTSRLSVHELRGRIADQLADRGQETLTLTIESFGFKRGVPLDADIVFDARCLPNPYWDPSLRDATGRDENVIAFLESYPMVEEMRQDILAWVERWLPRYQASQRSYLTVAVGCTGGQHRSVYLAERLAHDLASQQSGVRLRHRELGIHLSRLPPEAALEQDDHDHEKES
- a CDS encoding PTS sugar transporter subunit IIA, coding for MSLETILPPERTLFDVPGGSKKRVLEFFSTFIAQNTPSLDSQEVFSRLIGRERLGSTGIGHGVAIPHSRNPHCKAPIAGFLKLAEPIDFDAVDGDPVDLVFVLLVPEQADDAHLALLGQVAAVMNDADTRNALRRADSQQALHERLIEAIRRQASAEPN
- the hpf gene encoding ribosome hibernation-promoting factor, HPF/YfiA family, with amino-acid sequence MQVNLTGHHVELTDALRDYVQEKLARLERHYDNITTVQVTLSVEKERQQAACTLHAAGADLHAEAMDGDMYAAIDALADKLDRQLVKHKEKSQARAQGAAGAR
- a CDS encoding RNA polymerase factor sigma-54, encoding MAMKASLQLRLGTQLTMTPQLQQAIALLQLSTLDLRQEVQQALESNPMLELDEDFGELAVGETAEDDWASEIPDELTVDSDWSDTYQDAGLGSLSGSGSGEAPDFERQAAGQSLQGHLAWQLAMSGLEERASRIAESLIDAVNDDGYLDQPLDDIREGLRDQGLEGPSSREVEAVLLRVQQFEPTGVFARDLRECLMLQLAALPQDTPWLPQARRLARQFLEALAGDDRRLLKRRLGLDDEALDEVISLIRGLDPRPGSTFASGSDDYVIPDLIARRDEQGWQVELNPEAMPRLRIQPDYAALIRRADKSQDNQFLKDHLQEARWLLKSLSSRNDTLLRVGHEIMVRQLDFLEHGEEAMKPLILADIAQAVEMHESTISRVTTQKYIHTPRGVFELKYFFSSHVGGGDDAHSSTAIRARIRKLIQEEPARKPLSDNKLVTLLAEEGIEVARRTVAKYREAMNIPSSSQRKRLR
- the lptB gene encoding LPS export ABC transporter ATP-binding protein, whose protein sequence is MKTLHARHLAKSYKGRRVVHDISLEIDQGRIIGLLGPNGAGKTTSFYMIVGLVRADAGQVAIGDRDLSGAAMHERARAGIGYLPQEASIFRKLSVADNIMAILETRKDLDRAGRRAQLESLLEDFHITHIRNNAGMSLSGGERRRVEIARALATEPDFILLDEPFAGVDPISVGEIKGIIRQLKARGIGVLITDHNVRETLDICDGAYIVGDGQIIAEGNAEAILANQQVRDVYLGQDFRL
- the lptA gene encoding lipopolysaccharide transport periplasmic protein LptA — protein: MTRPTLAALLGLTLAMLTLVTSQAQALEGDASAPIQVEADRLDLDDRAGTAVYQGNVRIQQGSMLLTGARVEIRRNDAGQLSQAIATGQRAYIEQQPAPDESVVRGWGQRIVYHVAERRMELIDQAELHRGGDTFNGGYLEYFLDRRVVQARSAAEGVEGNQRVRMTLEPEKQDSQ
- the lptC gene encoding LPS export ABC transporter periplasmic protein LptC; its protein translation is MQLPRPGFRTWLFLLLLVLGGGLALLDSRNDGTPGPVPQDAAGEPDYYLEDVEATRFDAEGYPHQRLITPRLVHTPIDDVTRLESPNVKLRDDGGRHWTARAERGRLETGGNPLILSGDVRLEAPEEHWQLTTQELHYDADTGHAWSETPATLSQPPQSMQGERFDAWLHDNRARLTDNVRGHHPPATDEDPEP
- a CDS encoding KdsC family phosphatase; translated protein: MRHDAPSPAPHLIDRLRQVRLLALDVDGVLSDGRLYFQTDGDEIKAFHTLDGHGIKLVQAAGIEVALITGRDSPMVSRRASALGIAHLHQGISHKLPVLRQLCERLGIELDQVAYCGDDMPDLAAIHQSGVGISVPGAPSYIRQHADWVTERPGGHGAVREICDALLQAQGQWDAILDSYLNDRA
- a CDS encoding KpsF/GutQ family sugar-phosphate isomerase, whose product is MTDATSSSSQLRASAIRTLTLEQQAIGALIEHIDEGFERACELILACSGRVVVTGMGKSGHIGGKIAATLASTGTPAFFVHPGEASHGDLGMITPGDVVLALSHSGETAEVTALLPLLKRLGTPLISMTGRPASTLGRHADAHLYAGVEREACPLDLAPTSSTTAALALGDALAVALLESRGFTAEDFALSHPGGSLGKRLLLRVSDLMHQGDRLPRVASGSPLRDALLEITRQGLGFTCVVDPDDRLVGVYTDGDLRRTLDQHADLSGLKVDDVMTAPGKRISPDTLAAEAVRIMEDNRITALAVVDDEGHPVGALHMHDLLASGVI
- a CDS encoding calcium/sodium antiporter produces the protein MLIPILLVLLGLVGLLWSADRFVGAAAATACRAGMSTMLVGMTIVSIGTSAPEIVVSLMASLDGAPNLATGNALGSNIANIGLVLGVTAMVVPIPVRFSIVRKELPLLLGATGLAGYALANSQLDRPDGLLLILLLIFSLWWLFRADTPGVADADAEIPDMSLLRALAWLTLTLIVMVASSRALVWGASELARAFGISELVIGLTIVAIGTSLPELAACVASALKRHHDLAIGNVIGSNLFNMLAVLPIPALIRPAATDPAAAERDYPVMLLMTLALGMLLLWQRHGKIKRLPGALLTLSYLAYLVWLGSGQATAGT